In one Alnus glutinosa chromosome 14, dhAlnGlut1.1, whole genome shotgun sequence genomic region, the following are encoded:
- the LOC133857108 gene encoding CBS domain-containing protein CBSCBSPB3 translates to MSSQVAPPGPRRNSVSRKQRGPSTVRKSATPDDGNASKPSSPPGPQSSLGGERTVKKLRLSKALTIPEGTTVSDACRRMAARRVDAVLLTDANALLSGIVTDKDIATRVIAEGLRPEQTIVSKIMTRNPIFVTSDSLAIEALQKMVQGKFRHLPVVENGEVIALLDITKCLYDAISRMEKAAEQGSAIAAAVEGVERQWGSNFSAPYAFIETLRERMFKPSLSTIIAENTKVAIVSPSDPVNVAAKKMRELRVNSVVIMTGNKIQGILTSKDILMRAVAQNLSPELTLVEKVMTPNPECATLDTTILDALHVMHDGKFLHLPVLDRDGCVAACVDVLQITHAALSMVENGSGVDEMANTMMQKFWDSALALEPPDDYDTHSELSGFMASDGTEQGKFTYPSLGLGNSFAFKFEDLKGRVHRINFGTENLDELVSAVMQRIGAGNDRDCPKLMYEDDDGDRVLLATDADLVAAISHARSAGQKVLRLHLDFSESSQCTSTIQRSEWVSLSSGILASAVVLTSIGVLVYLKRSKV, encoded by the exons atgAGTAGCCAAGTGGCGCCTCCTGGGCCGAGGAGAAACAGTGTGAGCCGGAAACAACGCGGCCCCTCCACTGTCAGGAAATCTGCTACTCCCGACGACGGAAATGCTTCCAAACCCTCTTCTCCTCCTGGCCCCCAATC GTCTCTGGGTGGGGAAAGGACGGTGAAGAAGCTCAGGTTGTCCAAAGCCCTGACCATTCCCGAGGGCACTACCGTTTCCGATGCCTGTCGGCGGATGGCAGCTCGTCGGGTCGACGCTGTTCTCTTGACTGATGCCAATGCCTTGCTTTCTGGAATAGTTACTGATAAG GACATCGCCACTAGGGTTATAGCGGAGGGTTTGAGGCCGGAGCAGACGATAGTATCCAAAATCATGACGCGCAATCCTATTTTTGTTACTTCGGATTCGCTAGCCATTGAAGCTCTTCAGAAGATGGTTCAAG GCAAATTCAGACACCTCCCTGTCGTAGAAAATGGTGAAGTTATTGCTTTGTTAGATATTACGAAATGTCTTTATGATGCTATATCTAGAATGGAGAAGGCTGCCGAACAGGGCAGTGCAATTGCTGCTGCAGTTGAAGGGGTGGAACGTCAGTGGGGAAGCAATTTTTCTG CTCCATATGCATTTATAGAGACATTGAGGGAGCGGATGTTCAAACCTTCCTTGTCAACTATCATTGCTGAAAATACCAA GGTTGCAATTGTCTCTCCATCAGATCCTGTAAATGTTGCTGCCAAAAAGATGCGGGAGCTGCGGGTAAATTCAGTTGTTATTATGACGGGGAACAAGATTCAGGGGATACTTAC TTCAAAGGATATCCTTATGCGAGCGGTGGCACAAAACCTCTCTCCTGAATTGACTCTGGTGGAAAAG GTAATGACGCCAAATCCTGAATGTGCAACGTTAGATACAACAATTCTTGATGCCCTGCATGTAATGCATGATGGGAAGTTTCTACATCTTCCTGTTTTAGACAGAG ATGGATGTGTGGCTGCTTGTGTAGATGTTCTCCAGATAACTCATGCGGCGCTCTCTATG GTTGAAAATGGCTCTGGAGTTGATGAGATGGCGAACACCATGATGCAAAAGTTCTGGGACTCAGCACTTGCTTTAGAGCCGCCTGATGATTATGACACCCATAG CGAATTGTCTGGATTTATGGCTTCTGATGGGACAGAACAAGGGAAGTTTACCTATCCGTCTCTTGGTCTTGGAAATTCATTTGCCTTCAAATTTGAGGATCTTAAGGGTCGTGTACATCGAATCAATTTTG GTACTGAAAATTTGGATGAGCTGGTATCTGCTGTCATGCAACGGATTGGTGCTGGTAATGATAGAGATTGCCCTAAGCTTATG tatgaagatgatgatggtgatagAGTTCTACTTGCAACTGATGCTGATCTTGTTGCTGCTATTAGCCATGCTAGATCAGCAGGACAGAAG GTTTTAAGGTTGCATCTGGACTTCTCTGAATCAAGCCAGTGTACATCCACCATCCAGAGATCTGAGTGGGTGTCCCTTAGTTCTGGCATTTTGGCAAGTGCAGTGGTTTTAACAAGCATTGGTGTGTTGGTCTACTTAAAGCGCTCAAAGGTCTGA